AACTCGAACGTCAGATACCATTATGTGACCTCATATAGAAGTGTGGATTTTGTTAGAGACAGATAGAAtggagaaagaaacaaaatttgcTGCTTAAATTACAATACAATGGATTGTACGATTAATATGATATCTTGATTACTAGCTGCTGTGCATGTTTGAATAATAGTATCTAAAATGATGCGAAGACTACTGTGATTTACTCTAGCTAGACATATGTCATTAGCGTGGTTATTTTCAGAGTTGTTCTATCTGGTTAAGTCTTATCGttattcaaaaattttgagaactgaatccaaaaagataaaaaaaaaaaaaaatttctttcctagaagataaaaagaaaaaaaaaaaaaaaaggaaggatgaGATCGTTTTCCCAACCACCCGCCAACCCAAGCTCTAGATGTGGGAAATTATGACAATCAGTACACTGTTGTTCGATGCAATTtggcgaccaaaaaaaaatatattctcaaTCCAATTGCCGCCCCttcgtttttcaattttttttttttttttgacattttgcagtTCCTATAATCAAGAGAGTTCACGAGGTGAAGCTGAGACACATGGCGGCAGTTGAGTTGGCAAAACAAGTTTGTATTGCAATCTCTTATATGAATACTGTCGAGATCACCAACTTTTTCGAAGAGGAAGACATGCTGCTCCAAGCTACGGTCAAGGGAATAAGTGAACTCGTGAAGCTCTGTATTCAGTTTTTTCCGGAGCTCATTTGGGTTACGCCTCATAAAAAGAGGTTGACGGTATATGCGGTGGACTTTCACCAAGAAAGGACTCTCAGACTTTTTTTGAAGGTAAGCTCAACTAATGAGATGTCATTAGTTCCAGGGCCTACAAGGAAAGAGTCTGAGCTAATGATAATCGATGCAACAGAGTACGTTGTAGCGCGGTACTACCCTAATTTTGATGTTGTAACTAATGTCCCCGGAACAGTTTTTCAAATGCAAAGAGAAGTGCAATGGTATAAGGTGAGTATCTTTCTTTCCATATGTTTATAATCATGCTTAGTGACAATTATCGTATCTTCTTGACAAGTTTATTAAAATATGATATCTTGGACTTTATTTGGATAGTCTTGAGAATATACATAGAACATCTATTTACGGCGGTCATGTGAAATCTGACCCAACTTTGGTTGGAAATCACTAAACATGGACAGCCACTATCATATGTTGGACGGAGGTGAACGACTGgcactaacatggacaatttttgtacattttggcttttctaaagttttctaaatgttttaattttttttaatttttcttttattttcttccttttcgtaTTTTTTTGTAGGATAGCAAGGTCATGCTAAATCTTGCGCACCCTCACCATCCTCTCCTAGACCAGGCGAGGGTCGGTTGAAAACCTTGTCGGTCCGGagttggaaaaaagaagaaagaaaaagaaaaaacacaattaaaattataattcataataataaaaataataaataaaatttcacatAAAGTGTCCACAGGAGGGATTTCTATCTAAGATTGGCCGGAagaataaattggcaaattgttaaaagatttatgactaaattgacacaattaaaagagaaataaattgGTACTTTGTGAGAAGGcctataactaaattgacacgattgaaaggcttagtactgaattggctaccacataataggtttagaattttttggactttcCTACTATCTTTTCCATAAATTCTTCTAGGAGACTCCAAAGTTCATGAAACTTGATTCATTAGAAAGTAGAAACATAGTGCTTTCCATGTATGTATAGTTAGGCTCGAATGAAGCACAAAATCATCATCGAAGCTGTGAAGTTacctttgaaatttttccgGCGAAGATGTACTTGAACGCTAAGCAATTTCGCTTTCAAGTGTTGGATAAGTCTTAATCTCCTTGAGATGTTccctcgtttctttttctttttcctttttttgaaaattttcaatactTTATTCACTTATTGAAATTCTCATTTGTGAGTTTTATGTATAGGCTGTGGAAAGTTGGATTATCCCTAGCATGAGAGGTGGCTACTATAAGGAAAAAACGTGTTGGAGTATATTCATGGAGAACCACAAAGAGCTGCTTGAGAAAGGAGAGATGTGGGTGAAGGAAACAACAAATTCATGTATGCTCGTCTCAACTTTAATTTCCACAATATTATTTGCTGCTGCTTTTAGTGTGCCTGGAGGCAACGATGGCGATACTGGAGTCCCATTATTGTTGGGAAAGGACTCTCTCCTGGTTTTTGCAATTTCGGATGGTTTAGGTTTGTTCTCCTCGGTGACGGCCATTTTGCTATTCCTAGCTATCTTAACTTCGCGGTATGAGCCACAAGATTTTCTTGAATCTCTGCCCAAGAAGATCATAATGGGCcttctttgtcttttcctttccttggcTTTCATGCTGGTGGCCTTCGTTGCAACACTCACAATCGTGCTGGATAAGAGACTAGAGTGGGTTCTCATTCCCATTACTTTGTTGGCCTCTGTCCCCGTGGCTTTATTCGTTGCACTACAGCTTCCCCTGCTATTCCAAATGGTTAAATCCACTTATGGACCAAGCATCTTTCGTCCCAAGAGCATTTGGGAGTGAGGTGTAACTACTGGACTATATCTCATTATTGACAAATTTAATTTGAGGGTGTAAGTCTTCGTCATAATTGTTTGTTGGTTGTTGCGGATTTGATCCGATACTTGATGCATTTCCTCAAGGTATATCAACAATTACTATGCAGGTTTATGTTTTCGCGCCTTGTTACCGGGGATCCACTCATAGAATAAACTGACCAATTTAACGTGTCATCCTATAGATATATCGAAGTAAAATCTATGAATACATGAAAAACTGTTTTAAATATTTACTACCCAGTATGCTTAAACGTGGAatgtaaatttttaatatattggtttttttttgttttccctttttgtcatttttagagGCATGAATGTTTTTTCCATCAACTTAAATATCGAGCCTCCAAGTATTTCTGAGTAGAATCTCTGTGGCACAGAAACAATTATAAGCTACATTTGTTAACAGAATATGCACAATAAGGGAATATAACTTGTCAAACATCTAATATTTCCTTCATAGCTTAAAGGCGTGAATTTGTTCCATTAACTTAATAGTTCAAACCTTTAAAAActtaccctttttcttttatagatATTTCACAAATGTATATGCAtacacaataatttcaaacaATTTATTACCATAATATGCACAATCATACAcaatgattttaatttttctagtcGATGCGCTCGAGATGAACAATTTGATCCACAAAACAGTGTAtttacaaaaaataccaatgATAAGAATTATACCAAATTTTGGCGTTTATTCTTATGAACTGTAAAGCAATTGGAATTATACTAGATACAAtactgtcacgacctaaaatttgGGAAACCTCAGGTCAACAGATTAccaagttaattaaattaattaacataATTTGAACTCTTCCAAGttctaccgaatcgcaacttaggttcaatttcatGCAATATCATTAaattaggagccgccactaatcgttcTTAATAGGTCAATTAAAAACCTAAATATAATAGTGGGaagactattttatttctacgaaccataTAAAATGAATCCCGGAACTTGGTTatattaattgcaaaaattaataACCTTTTCGTAAcaaatttcaccaaaaatcCCTTTTGATTGAATAATATGAATTGACTGAAactctttgattttctttggaAAGAGGCAAATGAAAACTCTAttaaatgacatggcaatatgcatgaatgacaacATGGCAATGATATGCTCTAAACTATATgatagtgttgacacctaaactttgatttttagaaaatcattcatataagcataaaatgagagttattcataattctcacaaaaaataaattttcatgcattgcatatttaactTTCGTCGGTCACATGTACGTCATGTCAGCTAGggccagagatgagtcaattgagcatgattccaacggacgaccgagttaaaatcgactcaaaagtcactagagagggtacagaattttttactataattttggactcaaaacagcccgtttgagctcttaaaattgcaaaaaggccttaattaattactcattttattagttaaggtccaagtgagtccggaatcacaaaacgagcccataaaacattgaaaagtagcccatttcgccctcctcattcatttggccgaaaattgtaagagtctaagtccaataggactcctcaagatcagaattttcgatctaacgatcgatatctaattggagcttttgatctaacggtttaaataaaccctacaactcaaagccctagttttctctataaatacatctttatgcctagggttatgGGAGTCGGCAAAATTTTTCTGCTCACACATCTTATTCACGTAAAATAGAGAGCTAGAGAGATCCACCGAGGTCATCCATCTAAGTCCCGAAAATTGCCAACACGCCGCCCGTATTCCAGTCCATTGTGGAGGTGTTGCCCAGCTTGCATCTCGTCACGAATCGGCTCAATTTTTACACGACGAATCAAGGTAACTCTTGCGCACTTTTAGGGTTGAAATAAGCATGTTTTCTAGGTGATTTGTTTGCTGTTTTAATGCTGTTTTTGTTACTATGGCATGCTGTTTGGTCTGAAAACATTCGCTTTCGTATGCTCTATGATAACTAATTCATGCAGGAATTTGCGGGAGCTAAAAGGCGAGTCTTTGATTGTTTTTGGCTGCTGTTCTACACATGATTCGTGCTATTTTTGATGTTGTTTCCATGTGCATGCTTGATCcaagacaacaaaaaaaaa
This genomic interval from Rhodamnia argentea isolate NSW1041297 chromosome 4, ASM2092103v1, whole genome shotgun sequence contains the following:
- the LOC115727318 gene encoding uncharacterized protein LOC115727318, which gives rise to NLVELLSPYPEALEVVDCHGLTALHYAVLCGRIRMVKALVRCNPKLTQLPDNGGRVPVAMSALEASMHKDIAWFLAKNTTDDGPSHPFSGPDAMGPIIHLTFAGHHDITLYLVGQYPHLLTMKRRKHQCFTILDALARMDSHFLSGMRLSVLESLIYKCIPVDLNYKPTDENSDTALQCLTKSLWNAAKIIVPIIKRVHEVKLRHMAAVELAKQVCIAISYMNTVEITNFFEEEDMLLQATVKGISELVKLCIQFFPELIWVTPHKKRLTVYAVDFHQERTLRLFLKVSSTNEMSLVPGPTRKESELMIIDATEYVVARYYPNFDVVTNVPGTVFQMQREVQWYKAVESWIIPSMRGGYYKEKTCWSIFMENHKELLEKGEMWVKETTNSCMLVSTLISTILFAAAFSVPGGNDGDTGVPLLLGKDSLLVFAISDGLGLFSSVTAILLFLAILTSRYEPQDFLESLPKKIIMGLLCLFLSLAFMLVAFVATLTIVLDKRLEWVLIPITLLASVPVALFVALQLPLLFQMVKSTYGPSIFRPKSIWE